The Aquitalea magnusonii region TCACCGACCGCTGCGACCTGCGTTGCAGCTACTGCATTCCCAAAGGCTTCAAGGGCTTCGAGGAACCGGCCAACTGGCTGCGCTTTGACGAAATACAGCGCGTGGTGGCCGCCTTTGCCCGCCTGGGCACGCGGCGCTTCCGCCTGACCGGTGGCGAGCCGCTGCTGCGGCGTGACTTGCCGCAACTGGTGGGCGCGCTGGCAGCCCTGCCCGGCGTGGAAGACCTGTCGCTCACCAGCAATGGCACGCAGTTGGCGGCACAGGCGGTAGCACTCAGAAGCGCCGGTCTGCACCGGCTTAATATCAGCCTGGATTCGCTGCGCCGCGACTGCGTGGCCAGCATCAGCGGCAGCGACAGCCTGGACAAGGTGCTCTCAGGGCTGGCCGCCGCCAAAGCGGCAGGCTTTGCCAATATCAAGATCAATATGGTGCCGCTGGCCGGGGTGAATGATGGCGATATCGAATCCATGCTGGCCTACTGCATGCAGCAGGGTTTTGTGCTGCGCCTGATCGAGGCCATGCCGATGGGCAGCACCGGCCAGCAGGCACAGGGCCTGGACCTGAGCCAGTTGCTGGACAAGCTGACGCGCCAGCATGGCCTGATTGCCAGTAGCCGCAGCCTGGGTGGCGGCCCGGCCCGCTACTGGCAGAATGCCGATGCCAGCTTTACCCTGGGCCTGATCACCCCGCTGTCGCAGCACTTCTGCGCCACTTGCAACCGGGTGCGTCTATCGGTGGATGGCACGCTCTATATGTGCCTGGGCCAGGAAGAGCAACTGGAACTGCGCCCGCTATTGCGTGCCGGTTGCAGCGACGCCGAACTGGAAGCCGCCATTCGCTCCGCCATCGAACTGAAACCGGAAAAACACGAATTCATCCAGCAGCCACAACAGGTGGTGCGCTTCATGTCGATGACCGGAGGCTAGGCCGGTTTGCCGCCACCGGCTTGTCAGCCAGCAGCGGCAACTGCAATAAGGCTGCCGTCATGCGCTGGGCCAGGTAATACAAGGAACCCACCCCGCCATAACTCCAGGCCGGAGCCACCGCAGCCAGCCGCTGCTGCCGGACAAAGGGCATGCCCTGCCACAGCGGGCTGACAAACAGCCGCCCGGCTTCAGCAAACGGCTGCTGATACAGCACCACCTCGTCCTGCCAGGCGGCCATATCCACCACCCTCTGCT contains the following coding sequences:
- the moaA gene encoding GTP 3',8-cyclase MoaA; this encodes MLSDRFGRTIDYLRVSVTDRCDLRCSYCIPKGFKGFEEPANWLRFDEIQRVVAAFARLGTRRFRLTGGEPLLRRDLPQLVGALAALPGVEDLSLTSNGTQLAAQAVALRSAGLHRLNISLDSLRRDCVASISGSDSLDKVLSGLAAAKAAGFANIKINMVPLAGVNDGDIESMLAYCMQQGFVLRLIEAMPMGSTGQQAQGLDLSQLLDKLTRQHGLIASSRSLGGGPARYWQNADASFTLGLITPLSQHFCATCNRVRLSVDGTLYMCLGQEEQLELRPLLRAGCSDAELEAAIRSAIELKPEKHEFIQQPQQVVRFMSMTGG